CACCCGCGCTCATAACACCGCCGTAACACATCGCCTATGGCTGTTATCATAGAATGGTGTCTCCTTCCTTGCTGTTGAAAAAGCCTTCATTTTTTCCGGTTACGTGAACCAACCTGTTTTGCTTTCCTCTTACCCTTTCACAGAGCGCATGTCTGCCTAGCATGAGATAGCCTCCGGTGAGCAGACAGAGGACATTCACTGTTTGAGGTAAGCCATGAAACATGTCATGAATGTGGGAACCGGAGTGAAGCGCTCCGAAACATGAGCCGAGGGAAATTCAATGCGCTACAAGCATTCCGGGTTCCGTCCCCACATCTCGGAGAACACAAATTCCCTCAACGGCTTACGAGACCGTGGAGCCCATTCGCGTTCACGAAGCGGGGCCGGGAGGATAGAGACATCTCCCTGGTACCCGATGGCGATCCCTGTTACGGCTTCATAGCCGTCAGGAAAGGCATAGCGCTCGCGAATGGTGTGAGGGAGAATCCCGGCCATCTGATGAACCGACAAGTTCATGGCTGTGGCCTGCATGACCAGATTTCCCACGGCCAAACCAACGTCATGATAGGCATGGCGGTTGACCTGTCCGTTATGATCAAAATGGAGTTTTGCGACCGTGAGCAGAAGGAGTGGAGCGCGTTTCGCCCAGATTTGATTTCCCTCCACCAGACAACTC
Above is a window of Nitrospiraceae bacterium DNA encoding:
- a CDS encoding nitroreductase family protein; the encoded protein is MEKPADVQFHIHDLLRRRWSPRAFADQPVEREKIQSLLEAARWASSCFNEQPWVFILATREYPESHQKLLSCLVEGNQIWAKRAPLLLLTVAKLHFDHNGQVNRHAYHDVGLAVGNLVMQATAMNLSVHQMAGILPHTIRERYAFPDGYEAVTGIAIGYQGDVSILPAPLREREWAPRSRKPLREFVFSEMWGRNPECL